The Chitinophagaceae bacterium genome includes a region encoding these proteins:
- a CDS encoding glycosyltransferase, with translation MQNVAFILKDLVVGGIQRLLLDLIPVFKSQDRKLIFIAIGKGEQFETFKNAGVPFFFIPKKLPFFDPILVFRIRKLLLKHKIEIIHSHHVSEAISAHFAIIGTSVKHVLSYHVGLQLNNSQDSIVFKKLHKRVDRAVCPSNAFLNEMKSAGYDSSLFTVVPNGIDTARLLEKPTQNIRNKFNIQEDDFVIGMIGNFYNNTRNQIVVCKAFELLEKKYEHLRLIFYGGHSNSYLPDAEHYKQCYDFCEKNELLEKVFFAGIETDTTSALASLDLFAYASLNDTFGIAVAESILSIKPTLVNDLDVFKELTQNGKYAELYPTNNHEVLAQKIENFILKKSRKPDERLIEEFKNKYSIESHFHKLDEVYKSLF, from the coding sequence TTGCAAAATGTTGCTTTTATTTTAAAGGATTTAGTCGTCGGTGGTATTCAGCGTCTGTTGCTTGATTTAATTCCTGTTTTTAAATCCCAAGACCGGAAACTAATTTTTATAGCTATTGGAAAGGGGGAGCAGTTTGAAACTTTCAAAAATGCCGGAGTGCCTTTCTTTTTTATACCAAAAAAACTTCCTTTTTTTGATCCGATATTAGTTTTTAGGATTAGAAAACTGTTATTGAAACATAAAATAGAAATCATTCATTCTCATCATGTTTCTGAAGCTATTTCCGCGCACTTTGCAATTATTGGCACTTCTGTGAAACATGTTTTGTCATATCATGTCGGCTTACAACTAAATAATTCTCAGGATAGTATTGTTTTTAAAAAATTGCACAAAAGAGTTGACCGGGCTGTTTGCCCTTCGAATGCCTTTTTAAATGAAATGAAATCTGCCGGATATGATAGTTCATTATTTACAGTAGTGCCAAATGGTATTGATACAGCCAGATTGTTAGAAAAACCGACACAAAATATCAGAAACAAATTCAATATTCAGGAAGATGATTTTGTAATTGGTATGATTGGAAATTTTTATAATAATACAAGAAATCAAATTGTGGTTTGCAAAGCTTTTGAGCTCCTGGAAAAGAAATATGAGCATTTGCGTTTAATTTTTTATGGCGGACACAGTAATAGTTATCTCCCGGATGCCGAACATTATAAGCAGTGCTATGATTTTTGTGAAAAAAATGAACTTCTTGAAAAAGTCTTTTTTGCCGGTATAGAAACAGATACTACTTCGGCTTTGGCATCTTTAGATCTCTTTGCTTATGCCTCTTTAAATGACACCTTTGGAATTGCTGTAGCAGAGTCTATATTAAGTATAAAACCAACTTTAGTTAACGATTTGGATGTTTTTAAAGAATTAACTCAAAATGGGAAATACGCTGAACTTTACCCTACAAATAATCATGAGGTTTTAGCTCAAAAAATTGAAAATTTTATATTGAAAAAATCAAGAAAACCCGACGAGAGATTAATAGAAGAATTTAAAAATAAATATAGCATTGAGTCACACTTTCACAAACTGGATGAGGTTTACAAAAGCTTATTTTGA
- a CDS encoding glycosyltransferase, whose amino-acid sequence MKIKVLHIIKDLEPGGIQTLLLDICNNRHLLNVEIAIFVIGEGSMQSKIEATGVKVFSIKRTSGIQFSVIRKLKQVLIIYQPDILHTHHSAEVFYAFFSSIGLKVKKIHTHHTHPKINTIADKIVFKLLLPFFDSIVFPSKTVRKLYKSISGSDKVIFNGLDLKRVKSSLNKDDARLRLNLPQSTIILGMAGSFLYNIRDQKFLCEALPVVLKKYPNINMVFAGSANSLYSNSKSYFLQCKEIIKKEGLSERVFFPGNIEDISLFYTSLDAYLHASKFDTFSLSVAEAVSNNKYTLINDIDVFKELYTENDNVIFYKDGSKQDFQYQLETLIKANFKLTNESVFSPLFDIRRYIKSINSLYKEILDK is encoded by the coding sequence TTGAAGATAAAAGTTTTACATATAATCAAAGATCTGGAGCCGGGTGGTATTCAGACTCTATTGTTGGATATTTGCAATAACAGGCATTTACTGAATGTTGAAATTGCAATATTTGTAATAGGTGAGGGGAGTATGCAATCAAAAATTGAGGCTACCGGTGTAAAGGTTTTTAGTATAAAGCGCACTTCAGGTATACAGTTTTCAGTGATTCGCAAATTAAAACAAGTCTTAATAATTTATCAGCCGGATATTTTACATACACATCATTCTGCGGAAGTGTTTTATGCTTTCTTTTCATCTATTGGTTTAAAAGTTAAAAAGATTCATACTCATCATACTCATCCGAAAATTAATACCATAGCTGATAAAATTGTTTTCAAGCTACTGTTACCTTTTTTTGATAGTATTGTTTTTCCGAGTAAAACGGTTCGTAAATTATATAAATCTATTTCCGGCAGCGATAAAGTTATTTTTAACGGGCTTGATTTAAAAAGAGTAAAATCCTCTCTAAACAAAGATGATGCTCGATTACGATTAAACCTACCTCAAAGCACAATTATATTGGGAATGGCAGGAAGTTTTTTGTACAATATAAGAGATCAAAAGTTTTTATGTGAAGCTTTGCCCGTAGTCTTAAAAAAATATCCCAATATAAATATGGTTTTTGCAGGTTCAGCCAACAGCCTGTATAGTAATTCAAAAAGTTACTTTCTTCAATGTAAAGAAATTATCAAAAAAGAGGGTTTGTCAGAGCGGGTATTTTTCCCGGGAAATATTGAAGACATAAGCTTGTTTTATACTTCTTTAGATGCTTATTTACATGCCTCAAAATTTGACACTTTCAGTCTTTCGGTTGCTGAAGCAGTATCAAATAATAAGTATACGTTGATTAATGATATTGATGTATTCAAAGAACTTTATACCGAAAACGATAATGTAATCTTTTACAAAGATGGTTCTAAGCAAGACTTTCAATACCAATTGGAAACTTTGATAAAAGCAAATTTTAAACTTACAAACGAAAGTGTTTTTTCACCATTATTTGATATACGACGTTACATCAAAAGTATAAATTCGCTTTATAAAGAAATTCTTGACAAATAA
- the nadA gene encoding quinolinate synthase NadA, with product MKATETYPEIKQSNTEVYKKGFLDIKLPSQLDLAAEIQKIKKEKNAVILAHYYQEAIIQDLADYVGDSLGLSQKAAETNASMIVFAGVNFMAETAKIINPSKKVVLPDFNAGCSLADSCPPDLFKKFVETNPEHVVVTYINCTAEIKALSDIVCTSSNAERVIHSIPKDKKIIFAPDKNLGKYLIGKTGRDMLLWDGACMVHEAFSIEKLTQLMIENPEAPLIAHPESEAHILKHASYIGSTSGLINYVETTNYPAYLIATEAGILHEMEKKSTGKKLIPVPIAEDNTCACSECFYMKMNTLKKLYLCMKYELPEIIIEESLRLKALIPIQRMLALK from the coding sequence ATGAAAGCTACAGAAACTTACCCTGAAATAAAGCAATCAAATACAGAGGTTTACAAAAAAGGATTTTTGGATATTAAGTTGCCATCTCAATTGGATTTGGCAGCAGAAATACAAAAAATTAAAAAAGAGAAGAATGCCGTTATACTGGCTCATTATTATCAGGAAGCTATTATTCAGGACCTGGCTGATTATGTAGGAGACAGTCTTGGTTTGTCTCAAAAAGCAGCAGAAACAAATGCTTCTATGATTGTTTTTGCCGGCGTAAACTTTATGGCAGAAACAGCTAAAATCATAAATCCCTCAAAAAAAGTGGTTTTACCGGATTTTAATGCGGGTTGCTCACTGGCTGATTCCTGCCCTCCGGATTTGTTTAAAAAGTTTGTTGAAACTAATCCGGAACATGTTGTAGTTACATACATAAACTGTACCGCAGAAATAAAAGCTTTGAGCGATATCGTTTGTACATCTTCCAATGCTGAAAGAGTGATACACTCAATTCCAAAAGACAAAAAAATAATTTTTGCACCTGACAAAAACCTGGGAAAATATTTAATCGGAAAAACAGGTCGCGATATGCTTTTATGGGATGGCGCCTGCATGGTTCATGAAGCTTTTTCTATTGAAAAATTAACTCAATTGATGATCGAGAACCCTGAAGCTCCATTAATCGCTCATCCCGAGTCAGAAGCGCATATTTTAAAGCATGCTTCTTATATTGGCTCTACCTCGGGACTTATAAATTATGTAGAAACAACCAATTACCCGGCATATCTTATAGCAACCGAAGCCGGTATTTTACATGAAATGGAAAAAAAATCTACCGGTAAAAAATTAATACCCGTTCCTATAGCTGAGGACAATACCTGTGCTTGTAGTGAATGTTTTTATATGAAAATGAATACCCTAAAGAAATTGTATTTATGCATGAAGTATGAGCTGCCTGAAATCATAATTGAGGAATCTTTGCGCCTGAAAGCACTTATCCCCATTCAAAGAATGTTAGCCCTTAAATAA
- the nadB gene encoding L-aspartate oxidase yields the protein MQIKTDVLIIGSGIAGLFLAKKTAEAYPELSVVVVTKNTPSESNTFYAQGGIATVYENQNDTIEKHIEDTFLASDGTCDRNVVEMVIKKAKTVLDELLGIGVEFDRDESGSYHLAREGGHSESRIFHKKDQTGKELEEKMLLALHHLENLRIISHCTALELITNGNTCEGLWAYQSIENQLIEFCSKVVIIAAGGAGQVYSITTNPAIATGDGVAMAYRAKATIRDIELVQFHPTAFYEEADEHTFLISEAVRGAGALLRNEKGEYFMEKYHLLKDLAPRDIVSRAISSEINKSKKACVYLDCSSIGQEKFAVLFPHIYQSCFAKGIVPGRDLIPVAPAAHYFCGGVETGVNGETAVKNLYACGESARTGMHGANRLASNSLLEALVFAGNIFESFAKVDFSKENKIQKSTIEFAETDNPKVLAEVSDLKREIQHLMTKNAGIVKTNSLLSEAQKELVVIGNKIGDLPKNPQWYELRNIYQIASLIISHSIARKQNAGVYFNKDLVNLAV from the coding sequence ATGCAAATCAAAACGGATGTCCTGATTATCGGTTCCGGAATCGCCGGTCTTTTTTTAGCAAAAAAAACAGCTGAAGCCTATCCGGAATTGTCTGTTGTTGTGGTGACAAAAAATACCCCATCTGAAAGTAATACTTTTTATGCTCAGGGTGGCATTGCCACAGTTTATGAAAATCAAAACGATACCATTGAAAAGCACATAGAAGACACTTTTTTGGCCAGTGACGGAACTTGCGATAGAAATGTTGTTGAAATGGTAATTAAAAAAGCCAAAACAGTTTTAGACGAGTTGCTTGGTATTGGAGTTGAATTCGACAGAGATGAAAGTGGTTCTTATCATTTAGCGAGGGAGGGTGGTCATTCTGAAAGTCGCATTTTTCATAAAAAAGATCAGACCGGTAAAGAATTAGAGGAGAAAATGCTGCTGGCTCTTCATCATTTGGAGAATTTGAGAATTATTTCTCATTGTACTGCTTTGGAATTAATCACAAACGGAAATACTTGCGAAGGACTCTGGGCATACCAAAGTATAGAAAATCAACTCATTGAGTTTTGCTCAAAAGTGGTCATAATCGCTGCCGGTGGTGCAGGTCAGGTGTACAGTATCACAACAAATCCGGCAATAGCTACAGGAGATGGAGTTGCAATGGCATATCGTGCAAAAGCAACTATCCGTGATATAGAATTAGTGCAGTTTCATCCTACAGCCTTTTATGAGGAAGCTGATGAGCATACTTTTTTGATTTCTGAGGCTGTTCGAGGAGCGGGAGCTCTTTTGAGAAATGAAAAGGGTGAGTATTTTATGGAAAAATACCATTTGCTGAAAGATTTAGCACCCAGGGATATTGTCTCCAGAGCAATTTCGTCTGAAATCAATAAATCAAAAAAGGCATGTGTTTACTTAGATTGCAGTTCTATTGGTCAGGAGAAATTTGCCGTTTTGTTTCCTCATATTTACCAATCTTGTTTTGCTAAAGGTATTGTTCCCGGGAGGGATTTAATCCCCGTTGCTCCTGCGGCTCACTATTTCTGTGGGGGAGTAGAAACAGGTGTAAATGGTGAAACTGCTGTTAAAAACTTATATGCTTGTGGCGAAAGTGCCCGGACAGGCATGCATGGTGCTAACAGACTGGCTTCAAATTCTTTGCTGGAAGCGCTGGTTTTTGCCGGAAACATCTTTGAAAGCTTTGCTAAAGTTGATTTTTCTAAAGAAAATAAAATTCAAAAAAGTACAATTGAATTTGCTGAGACAGATAACCCCAAAGTATTAGCAGAGGTCAGTGATTTAAAAAGAGAAATTCAGCATTTAATGACTAAAAATGCAGGTATTGTAAAAACTAACTCTTTATTAAGTGAGGCTCAAAAGGAGTTAGTGGTTATTGGCAATAAAATTGGCGATTTACCTAAAAACCCGCAATGGTACGAACTTAGAAATATCTATCAAATTGCTTCATTAATAATCAGCCACTCAATTGCTAGGAAGCAGAATGCCGGTGTTTATTTTAATAAAGACTTAGTAAATCTTGCTGTTTAA